TTGATACCTTCGCGCCCGCAGATGTGGCACAGGTCACGCCGCTCTTCCATTCGGTAATTCTCGATGCGATGGTTGAATAGCTAGAAGATAACTATGCGTTGATAGGTGAAGTTCCGATGAGTGTTCCAGGTTCGTTTGCAGCCAGTTCCGCGCCGACGGTTCGCACGGTGCGGCGCGATCCGCAGGCACCGACGAGTCCGGCCGCCGTCGAACCGACCATCACCACCCATCGGGTCACCTACAGCGATCGGCTGAAACTGTTCGTCGGCGCGGGCGAAACGATCGAGAGCTACCTGCGCCCGCTCCGCCGGCTCGACGGTCACCACCGCTACTCGGTACAGCTGACCCGTCTGCCCGACGCTCTGCGCTCCACCGAGATCAGCCCGGCGATCAGCGCCGCGCCGGGCGCGAACTACCTGTTGTGCACCGGCTCCGCCGATGCGGTGGTCGTCGAGCTCTGCCACACCGTCGACGCCGTCGCCCGGCGGTTCACCGTCGGCCGGACGGGCCGCCGAGACGGCGAGCCCGGCATCTGCGTCCAGGTGCCCGACAGTGTGCCCACACCGTGGATCTACCCGGACGAAGTGTGGACCGCCGAGGAAACCGCCGCGATCTTCGCGAACTATTTCCGCACCGGCACGGTCCCGACCGGTCTGGTGCTCCGCGAAACGACCGACTGACGCGTCACTCGAGGAGGCAGTGATGAACCCGCTCATCATCGTCGGCGGCACCGTACTGGTGTTCGGCCTGCTCGTCCTTGTCGTGACCGTCCTGCGCAGACCCACCGCACCGTACGGCCAGCTGACCGTCGCCGCCCTGCAGGCGCGACTCGCCGAGGAGAACTCGCCGAGCGCGCCGGAGGACGAGGAACGGCTCGTCGAGTTGCCGGTCCCGGAAGCCTTGCAAGAATCCTCCTGACCACGCCCCTTGATCCCGCCTACGCCGCAGTCCTTGGCTATGCCACAGTCCTCAGGTCCTTGGCTATGCCACAGCGCAGCGTCTATGCCCTAGCACAGCGTCTATGCCACAGCGCGGCGCGAACCGCAGGGTGAACCGCGTACGCGGTCACATAGCTTCCGGATAGCTACCCTGAGTAGTACGGCGGCAACACTGCCGTCGTTCAGCTCGAGGGAGGTACGTGCCGATGCGCGCAATGCTCGAGCAACTCATCGCTTCGCTGGCGCAGGGCCCGGTGGCACTGGCCCGGGTGGTCGATACCACCGGCCCGGGCCCGCGTGAACTGGGCGCCGCGATGATCGTCACCGATGCCGGCGCGGTCCTCGGGTCCGTCTCGGGTGGCTGTGTCGAGGCGGCCGTCGTCGAGTCCGCCCGGCAAGTGCTCGACACCGGTCGACCGGTGACCGACCGGTTCGGCTATGCCGACGGTGACGGCCTCGCGGTCGGCTTGACCTGTGGTGGCGAGATGGAGGTGTTCGTCGAGCCGGTCGGTCGCGACCTGATCCCGATACTCACCCGGCTGCGACAGGACCTCGAGTCCGGCACGCCGGTCGCGGTGGCCACCCGGATGGATGCGGCCGGTGCGTGGCAACTGGTGTACTCGGACAGCACCGAACCGTGGCACGGGGTCGACCGGGACGCCCGCGCGCTGCTCGACGCGGGCCGCAGCGGGTTGGTCGGCGCGGACGAGTGCGAGGCGCACAGCTCGCCGCGACCGCGGGTGTTCGTCCAGGTCTTCGCCGCGCCCGCCCGCATGATCCTGGCCGGCGCCAACGATTTCGTCCGGGCGCTCAGCCGCACCGGACGGCAACTCGGCTATCGGGTCACCGTTGTGGACGCGCGCGAAACCTTCGCCACCACGGCACGATTCCCGGCCGCGCACGAGGTCGTCGTCGACTGGCCGCACCGCTATCTGCGCGCCGAGCACGAAGCCGGGCGGGTCGACGGCCGCACCGTGGTCTGCGTGCTCACCCACGACACCAAGTTCGATGTGCCGACCATCGCGGCCGCGCTGGACCTCGACGAGCTCGGTTTCGTCGGCGCCCTCGGTTCCCGGCGCACGCACGCCGAACGCACCGAGCGACTACGCGCGGCGGGAGTCACCGAGAGCCGCCTGGCCCGCCTGAAAAGCCCACTCGGCCTGGACCTCAACGCCCGCACCCCGGACGAGACCGCGATCTCCATCGCCGCCCAAATCCTCGCCGAACGCAGCGCCGCCTCAGCCCGCCCCCTCGACCGCCTCGACGGACCCATCCACCGCTGACCGGGACATCCACCGCCCGGATGAATCCCGAAGTGCCGGTGTCCGGTTCGCGGCGGCTGCGCTCAGAGCAGGTGTTCGATGCGTAAGGGGATGTCGCGCAGGCGTTTTCCGGTGGCGTGGTGTACGGCGTTGACGATGGCCGCGGCGGCGCCGATCATGCCGAGTTCGCCGATGCCCTTGACGCCCAAGGGGTTCACCACCGAGTCGTCGACTTCTACGAACGAGATGTCGACGTCGGGGGCGTCGGCGTTCACCGGCAGCAGGTATTCCAGCAGTGAGGCGTTGGCCCACCGCCCGTCGCGGATATCGGGCACGCTGCCCTCCATGAGCGCTTGGGACAGGCCCCAATTCATGCCGCCGAGCACCTGACTGCGAGCCAGCTTCACATTGAGCACCCGCCCTGGCGCGAACGCGCCGACCATGCGCCGGACCCGGACCAACCCGAGCTCCGGATCGACGGCGACCTCGGCGAACTGCGCGCCGAAGCTCATCTTTCCGTAGGGCGCGGGCGTCGTCGCGGGCCGCCAGCTGCCGGTCGTCTCAATATCCGACAGTTGGTTGCGGTCGAGGACATCGGCGTACGAGTCGCTGATCGACGGATCGTCGCGCAGCCGCAACCTGCCGTCGACGCCCTCGATCTCGTCGGGCGTGCACCCGCGCAGCGGGGAATCGATATCGGCGACCGCGATGTCGATGAGCTGCCGGAGCAGATCGGAGCAGGTGTTGTGCACCGCGGAACTCACCGCGCTCGCGCCGATCGACCCGACGGTTGCCGCCACGTTCGGATAGTCGGTGTTGCCGATCTCGAATCGGATGCGGTCGAACGGCATTCCCATCGCGTCACCGGCGACCTGGGTCATCGCCGTGGCGACACCGGTGCCGAATTCCTGGGTGCCCGCCTGCACCACGAGCGACCCGTCCGAGCGCAGCCGCGCGTGCGCGCGTTGCGGCTGGCCGGGTTCGTACACGGGGTAGCCCGCGGTGCCGACGCCCCAGCCGATGAGCCAATTGCCGTCGACGTGCGAACCCGGCGTCTGCTGACGCCCGTCCCAGCCGAACCGCTCCGCGGCCAGCCGCAGACAGTCGAGGTAACCGTCGGAGCTCCACGGGTTTCCGCTTTCCGGATCTACCGCGGCGTGATTGCGCAGGCGCAGTTCCACCGGGTCGACGCCGAGCTGGGTGGCGAGTTCGTCGATGGCGCATTCGAGCGCGACCATGCCCGAGGCCTCGCCGGGGCCGCGCATGAAGGTCGGCGTCATGATGTTGGCCTTGATCAGCCGATACTGCCCCTCCCAGTGCGGGATACCGTAGGCCTTGCTCGCCACCTCGAGCGAGGGTTCGGCCCAGTCGTCGAAATGCGAAGTGAGCGAGAGCTTGTGGTGGCGCAGTCCGGTGAATCGGCCTTCGGGGTCGCTCACCAGGGTGACGCGCTGCTCCTGCTCTTCCCGTAATCCGGTGCCGTAGAACATCTGCTCCCGGTTCAGGATCACCCGGATCGGCCTGCCGAGTTCCCGTGCGATCAGCGGCGCGAGCGTCACGTGCGGCCACATCATCGCTTTGGCGCCGAAGCCGCCGCCGACGTAGTCCGTCACCACCCGCACCTTGCTCGGCGAGATCCCGAGGTGTGCCGCGATGGTCAGCTGGCTGGCCACGATGCCCTGGGTGGCGTCGTAGACGGTGACCGAATCCCCGTTCCACATCGCGGCGGTGACCGAGCATTCGATCGGATTGTGGTGGTTGGCGGCGAACCGGAAGGTGGCGTCGACGGTGTGCGCGGCCGCCGCGGCCGCTCCGGCGAAATCGCCGCGCGACTGGGTCGCCGGGACGAACCCGGCAAAGATCTTCTCCGGCACGTACTGTGCGTCGCGCCCGTCGTCCAAACGCACCAGGGCGGGCTGCTCGTCGTAGGTCGCCTCGATCAATCGGGCGGCCTGCTGGGCGACCTCGAAGGTGTCCGCCACCACCACGGCGATCGGCTGGCCGAAGTAGTGGATCGTGGTGTCCTGCATGGGAAAGAAGGTCTGTCCCGGCGCGGGATGGCCGAACAGCGAGGGCACCAGCGGCACCGTGGTGACCCGCGGCAGGTTCTCGTGGGTGAACACGGCCACCGCTCCGGCCCGCAGTGCGCGGCCGATGTCGAGGGAAGTCAGTGTGCCGTTACCGATCTCGGCGCCCACGAGCACGCCGTAAGCGGCGTTCGGCATCGGGATCTCGGCGGTGTAGCGCGCCGCGCCGGTGACTTTGGCGTGCCCGTCGATGCGGTCGCGCGGCTGGCCGATCAGCTGCTCGGCGGCGGGCGCGCTCATTTCCGCGCTCCCCGCGCCGCGACGGTTTCCAGCGTGCGCACCAGGGTGCGTTGCGCCAGTTCGATTTTGAACCGGTTCATCGGGTGGCTGTCATCGGCGGCCGCGAGTTCGGTGGCCGCCGCCGCGGCGAAGTTCTCCTTCGTCGCGGGCTTGCCGGTGAGCAGATCTTCGGCCATTCTGGCCCGCCACGGTTTGGTCGCCACGCCGCCCAGGCCGATCCGGACATCCCGCACGACGCCGTCCGCGAGGTCGAGTGCCACGGCCGCGGAAGCGGCGGCGAACTCATAGGATTCGCGGTCGCGCACCTTCAGGTAGTGCGAGTTCTTCGCGAACGGCAAGGGCGGCACGTCGATCCGGATGATGAGTTCGTCGCTGGTGATCGGATGCTCCAGATGCGGTGTGGCGCCGGGCAACAGGAAGAAGTCGTCGAAGGGGATGCTGCGGATGCCGCGCGGCCCCTGCACCTGCACCACGGCGTCGAGCGCGGTGAGCGGGTTCGCCATATCGGAGGGGTGCATCGCGAAACAGTGCTCGCTGGTACCCAATACGGCATTGCCGCGATGCAGGCCCTCGAGTGCGCCGCAGCCGCTGCCGGGTTCGCGCTTGTTGCAGGCGTAGGCGATATCGCGGAACTGCGGGCAGCGCACCTTCTGCATCAGGTTGCCGCCCATCGACGCCATATTGCGGATCTGCGCGGACGCGCCCTTCCACAGGGCGATGGACAGGAACGGAAAACGTTCCCGCACACCGGGATCGGCCGCGACCTCGCTCATCCGGACCATCGCGCCGATGCGCAGCCCGCCGTCCGGGGTGTGCTCCAGCTCGGTCAGCGGCAGCCGGTTGATGTCGACGACGTTGTCCGGCTCCATCGCGCCGATGCGCAGCATGTCCACCAAAGTGGTGCCGCCGGCGAGGAATACGGTGTTCGGGCGGGCGGCGACGGCGATGAGCGCCTCGTCCACCGTTTCGGCGCGGGCGAAAGCGATGGGCTTCATCGGGTCTGCCCCATTTCACCCTCCGCGGTCTTTATCGCGTCGCGGATGTTCTGGTAGGCGGCGCAGCGGCAGATATTGCCGCTCATCCATTCGGCGATCTCTTCGTCGCTGCCGGTATGGCCCTCTTCGATGCATTTGATCGCCGACATGATCTGACCGGGCGTGCAGTAACCGCATTGGAAGCCGTCGCAGCTGATGAACGCGCGCTGCACCGGATGCAGCTCCTCCCCCTCCGCGACCCCCTCGATCGTCGTGACCTCCCGGCCTTGCGCACTCAATGCCAGAGTGAGACAGGACAATTCGCGCTTACCGTCCACCCACACCGTGCAGGCGCCGCAGGCGCCCTGGTCACACCCCTTCTTGGTGCCGGTGAGGCGCAGATATTCGCGCAGGGCGTCGAGCAGGCTGACCCGGGGTTCGAGCGCCACCGGAAAGTCGTGACCGTTCACCCGCAGCGTGGCCAACGTGTAATCGGGACCGGCAAACTCAGGCTGACGCGTGTCCTGCTTGGGTAGCTCACCAATAGTCATAGACGTATCTCCTGCTCATGAGCGCGCGACGGACGCGTATCTCGAAATACAGCATGCGAACGTAAGACCTGGCAAACATCGTAGCGTCTGTTCAGCAAACCTGCTTGCGAACAACATCACCGCCGCAGTTCGGCTCGGCAGCCGGTGAATTCGGGAGTTCACGCGGTCCCGACAGCCGCGAACCCGGGCGGCCGGCGGCGCCCGGGTTCGCGGATCAGGCTCGGTTCAGGCGGCGGCCCAGGCGGGGCGCAGCGTGTTCATCGGCGGACGGTCGGCCAGCGACACCTCGGTGCTGTGCGCGGTGAAGGCGTCACCGACCAGCGGGAACTGGGTGAGCGCGGCGCCGGAGTCCTGGACGCCGCTGCGGCCGAGCACGGTGCCGAGGATCTGCCTGCTCATCACGCCCAGGTCGGCCAGCGGCCGGTTGCGGTGCGTGCGCACTCCCAGGTTGACCTGACCGATCGCGGACAAGCCGACCTGATCGTAGGTGTCGAGCAGCAGACCGATCTCCACGCCGTAGCCGGGCGCGAACGGGACCGCGGTGAGCAGTTCGCGGGTGCCCGCGTACTCGCCGCCCAGCGGCTGCAACACCTGCGAGAGTTCGGGCCGCAGCGCGGCGAGCAACGGCCGGGCGACGAGTTCGGTGACCCGGCCGCCGCCGTGCGCGTCCACCGCGCCGCCCTGCCGCAGCGGCCTGCGGTAGTAGGCCTTGACCAGGTGCATCTCGTCGACGGTGAGCAGCGGGCCGAGCAGTTTGGGCACGAACGCCGGATCGGGGTCGATGAGGTCGGAGTCGACGAAGGCGATGAGGTCCCCGCTGGTCACGGCCAGCGAACGCCACAGCACCTCACCCTTGCCCGGCACCGGGTCGAGTTCGGGCACCGCCTGCTCTCGCGTGATCACCTCGGCGCCCGCGGCGCGGGCCCGTGCGGCGGTGGCGTCGGTGGAGCCGGAATCGAGCACGATCAGCTCGTCGACCAGGGTGCCGAGCAGCGGCCGGATGCTGGCCACCACGTCGGCGACGGTGTTCTCCTCGTTCAGCGCGGGCAGCACCACCGACACGGTGCGGCCCGCCTTGGCGGCGACGAGCTCGTCGACCGACCAGCTCGGGGTGTCCCAGGTGTTCGTCGTGGCCCATGGCGGGCTGTACTCACGGCTGTGGGGGTGGTGAAAGTTCATACCAAACCTCGCAGGGTGCGTGCTGGGGGCCGGATGCCCTGGATGGCGGCGATCATGTCCACTACCCGCCGGGTCGCGGCGACTTCGTGAACGCGGAAGACGCGGGCGCCGGCGGCAGCCGACCATGCTGTTGCCGCCAATGTGCCCTCCAACCGCTCGGAAAGATCGACACCTAGAGTCTCCCCGATGAAATCCTTATTGCTGAGGGCCATCAGGACCGGCCACCCGGTATTTACAAGAACGTCCACTCCGCGCAACAACTCCAGGCCGTGATAGGTGTTCTTGCCGAAATCATGGGTCGGATCGATCAGGATCGAATCCGCGCGCACCCCCGCCGCGGCCGCGTGCTCGGCCGCCCGCACCAGGGTGGCGGTCACTTCGGCCAGAATATCGGCGTAGCGCACCCGGTGCGGCCGGGTGCGCGGCACCGCGCCGCCGGTGTGGCTGCACACGAGGCCGACACCCTGCTCGGCCGCCACCGGCACCAGCTCCGGATCGGCGCCCGCCCAGGTGTCGTTGATCAGGTCCGCGCCTTCGCGCACGGCGGCCAGCGCCACCTCGGCGCGCCAGGTATCGATGCTGATCAATAGCTCCGGAAACTTCGCGCGGATCGCGGCGACGAACGGGAGTACCCGCCGGGCCTCCTCCTCGGCATCGACCAGCGACCCCGGCCCGGCCTTCACCCCGCCGATGTCGACCAGGTCGGCGCCCTCGTCCACCGCGCGCACGACCGCGTCCATCGCGGCGGCGTCGGTGAACGTCGCACCCCGGTCATAAAAGGAATCCGGCGTCCGATTCACGATCGCCATCACCAGCGCCCGATCCGTCGCCACCGGCTTGCCGCACAAGGTCGGAAGCGGTGAAACGGTGGCGCTGAACATGCCCCGACTGTACCGACCCCTGTGCCGAGCGGTCTCGCTCAGCTCTTGGGGGCGCGGCCTGCGGCTACCTCGTCCGGGTAGTCGGGATAGAAGGGGATGTAGCCCTGGTCGCGGCCGGCGAGGACGTAGAGCGGGTGGTCGTCGTCGGGGGTGTAACCCTGTTTGCGCAGCTCTACCTTGCGGCTCTTGAAGGTGGAGGTCTGTTCGAGTTCCTGGACCACGCGCAGGAACAGCGGGACCGCGTAGGCGGGCAGCTGCCGGAAGGCCAGTTGCGCGAGCGCCGCACCGTCGAGGTCCCCGTCGGGGGCCAAGGTCACCGCCGCCATGCCCGCCTTGCCGTCGGCGCCCGGGATATCTACACCGTAGACGACGGCCTGCGAGATCGCGTCGGACCGGGTGAGCGCGCCCTCGACCTCGGTGGTCGCGACGTTCTCCCCCTTCCAGCGGAAGGTGTCGCCGAGCCGATCCACGAAAGCGATGTGATGCCAACCCTGATCACGCACCAGATCGCCGGTGTCGAACCAGAGATCGCCCTGCTTGAAGCCGTCGCGCACCAGCTTCGCCTCGGAGGCCGCCTTGTCGGTGTAGCCGTCGAACGGCGACCGGTCGGTGACCTTGGACAGCAACAGCCCGACTCCGCCGGTACCGACCCTGCGTAGCCGACCGTTCTTGTCGCGCTTGGCTTTTCCGGTCTCGTCGTCGTAGTCGACGACGGCGTAGGGCAGCGGCCCGAAGCCCGCGGTGCGGTCCACGCCGAACGCGTTGATGAAGGCGATGTTGACTTCGCTGGCCCCGTAGAACTCGACGATCCGGTTGATCCCGAACCGCCGCTTGAACTCGTCCCACAGTTCCGGGCGCAGCCCGTTGCCGACCGCGAGCCGGACCTTGTGTCTGCGGTCGGTCGCCTTCGGCACCTGATTGAGCAGGTAACGGCAAAGCTCACCGATGTAGATGAACGCCGTCGCCTCTTCGCGGATGATCTCGTCCCAGAACCGCGACACCGAGAACTGCCTGCCGAGCGCGAACGTGCCGCCCGCGCTCAGCACCGCGGACAGCGCGACGGTCAGCGCGTTGTTGTGATAGAGCGGGAGGCAGCAGTACAGGGTGTCGTTGCCGCGCAGGCGAATGCCGAGCCCGCCCAGACCGACCATGCTCTTGGTCCAGCGCAGGTGCGTCATCACGCTGGCCTTGGGCAGGCCGGTCGTACCGGAGGTGAAGATCAGGAAGGCCCGCTCCTTCGCGGTGATCTCCTGGCACACCGGCGGATCGGCATCCGGCGCATCCTGCGCGGCCGCCTGTAAATCGTTGCTGTACAGCACATTCGACGGTGGCTCCGGCAGCGACTCGAGCGCCTGCGCACATTCCTCGCCGACCACGTCGAGCACGCTGTTCAGCAATCCGAAGCTGTGCGCGAGCACCTGGTCGCGCTGGTGGTGATTGAGCAGGCCGACGGTGGCGCCCAGCTTCGCCGCGGCGAGCACCACGAACAGGGTCTGCGGCCGATTGGTCATCAGCACGCCGACCACGTCGCCGCGGCGCACCCCCTGTGCGGTGAGCACCGCGGCGTACCGGTTCACCTCGTCGTTGGCCTGGCGGTAGGTGCAGCCCGCCCCTTCGAAACGCAGGAAGATGCGGTCCGGATGCCGGTGCGCGGCCCGCTGGAAGTACAGGCCCACCGAGGATTTGGCGTCCGGCCCGACCAGCATGCCCGGCGCGCTGCGCAGCATGCCCGGCGCGTCGAGCGCCATCGCGGGAAGGTGTCTGGCCAGATCGAACAAGCTCACCGTGGAGCGACCGTCGGAACTCACTATCCCGCTCTCCTCAATCAAACGCTGGTGCTCACGCCGCCAAAGCCGCGAAGGCGGAAGGTATATCGGCGACCACGGTGACGCGGTCCATCGCGGGCTGGGGCACGAACTTACGGTCGTAGAGTTCGTCGAGCCACTGGAACAGGCCTCGGTAGAAGCCGTCCGGGTCCAGCACCACCACGGGCTTATTGTGCTGTCCCAGATAGCCTCCGGTCCAGGTTTCGAAGAACTCTTCCAGCGTGCCGATGCCGCCGGGCAGGGTCAGGAAGGCGTCCGCGCGGTCCTCCATGATCTGCTTGCGCTGCCGCATGGTGTCGGTGACGACCAGTTCGTCGGCGTCGACATCGGCGACCTCCCGGTGCACCAGGTGCTTCGGGATCACCCCGATGGTGTTCGCGCCGCCGGCCCGCGCCGCCGTCGCGATCGCGCCCATCATCGACACGTTGCCGCCGCCGGACACCAGTTGCCAACCGCGCCGGGCGATCTCGGCGCCGACCGCGGCGGCCAGCTCCAGATAGACGGGATTGACGGTGCTCGCGGAACAGTAGACACAGACGGCGTAGGGCTGTTCGCTCACCACTGATCCTCCG
This genomic stretch from Nocardia brasiliensis ATCC 700358 harbors:
- a CDS encoding XdhC family protein gives rise to the protein MRAMLEQLIASLAQGPVALARVVDTTGPGPRELGAAMIVTDAGAVLGSVSGGCVEAAVVESARQVLDTGRPVTDRFGYADGDGLAVGLTCGGEMEVFVEPVGRDLIPILTRLRQDLESGTPVAVATRMDAAGAWQLVYSDSTEPWHGVDRDARALLDAGRSGLVGADECEAHSSPRPRVFVQVFAAPARMILAGANDFVRALSRTGRQLGYRVTVVDARETFATTARFPAAHEVVVDWPHRYLRAEHEAGRVDGRTVVCVLTHDTKFDVPTIAAALDLDELGFVGALGSRRTHAERTERLRAAGVTESRLARLKSPLGLDLNARTPDETAISIAAQILAERSAASARPLDRLDGPIHR
- a CDS encoding xanthine dehydrogenase family protein molybdopterin-binding subunit; translation: MSAPAAEQLIGQPRDRIDGHAKVTGAARYTAEIPMPNAAYGVLVGAEIGNGTLTSLDIGRALRAGAVAVFTHENLPRVTTVPLVPSLFGHPAPGQTFFPMQDTTIHYFGQPIAVVVADTFEVAQQAARLIEATYDEQPALVRLDDGRDAQYVPEKIFAGFVPATQSRGDFAGAAAAAAHTVDATFRFAANHHNPIECSVTAAMWNGDSVTVYDATQGIVASQLTIAAHLGISPSKVRVVTDYVGGGFGAKAMMWPHVTLAPLIARELGRPIRVILNREQMFYGTGLREEQEQRVTLVSDPEGRFTGLRHHKLSLTSHFDDWAEPSLEVASKAYGIPHWEGQYRLIKANIMTPTFMRGPGEASGMVALECAIDELATQLGVDPVELRLRNHAAVDPESGNPWSSDGYLDCLRLAAERFGWDGRQQTPGSHVDGNWLIGWGVGTAGYPVYEPGQPQRAHARLRSDGSLVVQAGTQEFGTGVATAMTQVAGDAMGMPFDRIRFEIGNTDYPNVAATVGSIGASAVSSAVHNTCSDLLRQLIDIAVADIDSPLRGCTPDEIEGVDGRLRLRDDPSISDSYADVLDRNQLSDIETTGSWRPATTPAPYGKMSFGAQFAEVAVDPELGLVRVRRMVGAFAPGRVLNVKLARSQVLGGMNWGLSQALMEGSVPDIRDGRWANASLLEYLLPVNADAPDVDISFVEVDDSVVNPLGVKGIGELGMIGAAAAIVNAVHHATGKRLRDIPLRIEHLL
- a CDS encoding FAD binding domain-containing protein, which produces MKPIAFARAETVDEALIAVAARPNTVFLAGGTTLVDMLRIGAMEPDNVVDINRLPLTELEHTPDGGLRIGAMVRMSEVAADPGVRERFPFLSIALWKGASAQIRNMASMGGNLMQKVRCPQFRDIAYACNKREPGSGCGALEGLHRGNAVLGTSEHCFAMHPSDMANPLTALDAVVQVQGPRGIRSIPFDDFFLLPGATPHLEHPITSDELIIRIDVPPLPFAKNSHYLKVRDRESYEFAAASAAVALDLADGVVRDVRIGLGGVATKPWRARMAEDLLTGKPATKENFAAAAATELAAADDSHPMNRFKIELAQRTLVRTLETVAARGARK
- a CDS encoding (2Fe-2S)-binding protein, coding for MTIGELPKQDTRQPEFAGPDYTLATLRVNGHDFPVALEPRVSLLDALREYLRLTGTKKGCDQGACGACTVWVDGKRELSCLTLALSAQGREVTTIEGVAEGEELHPVQRAFISCDGFQCGYCTPGQIMSAIKCIEEGHTGSDEEIAEWMSGNICRCAAYQNIRDAIKTAEGEMGQTR
- a CDS encoding glucosyl-3-phosphoglycerate synthase, with protein sequence MNFHHPHSREYSPPWATTNTWDTPSWSVDELVAAKAGRTVSVVLPALNEENTVADVVASIRPLLGTLVDELIVLDSGSTDATAARARAAGAEVITREQAVPELDPVPGKGEVLWRSLAVTSGDLIAFVDSDLIDPDPAFVPKLLGPLLTVDEMHLVKAYYRRPLRQGGAVDAHGGGRVTELVARPLLAALRPELSQVLQPLGGEYAGTRELLTAVPFAPGYGVEIGLLLDTYDQVGLSAIGQVNLGVRTHRNRPLADLGVMSRQILGTVLGRSGVQDSGAALTQFPLVGDAFTAHSTEVSLADRPPMNTLRPAWAAA
- the folP gene encoding dihydropteroate synthase, with amino-acid sequence MFSATVSPLPTLCGKPVATDRALVMAIVNRTPDSFYDRGATFTDAAAMDAVVRAVDEGADLVDIGGVKAGPGSLVDAEEEARRVLPFVAAIRAKFPELLISIDTWRAEVALAAVREGADLINDTWAGADPELVPVAAEQGVGLVCSHTGGAVPRTRPHRVRYADILAEVTATLVRAAEHAAAAGVRADSILIDPTHDFGKNTYHGLELLRGVDVLVNTGWPVLMALSNKDFIGETLGVDLSERLEGTLAATAWSAAAGARVFRVHEVAATRRVVDMIAAIQGIRPPARTLRGLV
- a CDS encoding long-chain-acyl-CoA synthetase yields the protein MSSDGRSTVSLFDLARHLPAMALDAPGMLRSAPGMLVGPDAKSSVGLYFQRAAHRHPDRIFLRFEGAGCTYRQANDEVNRYAAVLTAQGVRRGDVVGVLMTNRPQTLFVVLAAAKLGATVGLLNHHQRDQVLAHSFGLLNSVLDVVGEECAQALESLPEPPSNVLYSNDLQAAAQDAPDADPPVCQEITAKERAFLIFTSGTTGLPKASVMTHLRWTKSMVGLGGLGIRLRGNDTLYCCLPLYHNNALTVALSAVLSAGGTFALGRQFSVSRFWDEIIREEATAFIYIGELCRYLLNQVPKATDRRHKVRLAVGNGLRPELWDEFKRRFGINRIVEFYGASEVNIAFINAFGVDRTAGFGPLPYAVVDYDDETGKAKRDKNGRLRRVGTGGVGLLLSKVTDRSPFDGYTDKAASEAKLVRDGFKQGDLWFDTGDLVRDQGWHHIAFVDRLGDTFRWKGENVATTEVEGALTRSDAISQAVVYGVDIPGADGKAGMAAVTLAPDGDLDGAALAQLAFRQLPAYAVPLFLRVVQELEQTSTFKSRKVELRKQGYTPDDDHPLYVLAGRDQGYIPFYPDYPDEVAAGRAPKS
- a CDS encoding TIGR00730 family Rossman fold protein, translated to MVSEQPYAVCVYCSASTVNPVYLELAAAVGAEIARRGWQLVSGGGNVSMMGAIATAARAGGANTIGVIPKHLVHREVADVDADELVVTDTMRQRKQIMEDRADAFLTLPGGIGTLEEFFETWTGGYLGQHNKPVVVLDPDGFYRGLFQWLDELYDRKFVPQPAMDRVTVVADIPSAFAALAA